In Thermococcus sp. M39, the following are encoded in one genomic region:
- a CDS encoding 30S ribosomal protein S27e: protein MALPKGLIPMPRSRFIRVKCIDCGNEQIVFSNPATKVRCLVCGATLVEPTGGKGIIKAKILEVLE from the coding sequence ATGGCACTTCCAAAGGGCCTAATTCCAATGCCAAGATCAAGGTTCATTAGAGTTAAGTGCATTGACTGTGGCAACGAGCAGATTGTCTTCAGCAATCCAGCAACAAAAGTGAGATGCTTAGTCTGTGGGGCTACTCTCGTTGAGCCAACAGGCGGTAAGGGAATTATAAAGGCCAAAATATTAGAGGTTCTTGAGTGA